The Triticum aestivum cultivar Chinese Spring chromosome 7B, IWGSC CS RefSeq v2.1, whole genome shotgun sequence genome window below encodes:
- the LOC123158585 gene encoding aspartic proteinase CDR1-like: MPGTTISGVLLLACVVLAVQLCVCTELRNNGSRGDDGFSVEFIHRDSVRSPFHDPSLTAHGRVLAAARRSTARARVIDDGTMSEVDHRSFEYLMAVGIGTPPTRMLAIADTGSDLVWFNCRNGTGAAAVDRPPSVVLFDPDNSTTFGLVGCKSRACRAIPDGATCALASNCKYIYSYGDGSRTSGLISTETFTFAHVPGTARGHRGRRKRVATVNFGCSTATAGTFQADGVVGLGGGALSLVTQLGAHKSLGGRKFSYCLVPYSVNASSALNFGARAIVKDTGAVATPLIPSLVDTYYTVDLQSVKIGNMTIASPHGHQDVIVDSGTTLTFLNKALLDPMVKELSRRIKLPRAPSPDKLLTLCFDVSRVGERRAKAMVPDVTLGLGGGAAVTLNAENTFVVVEEGTMCLAVSAVPERLPASILGNIAQQNMHVGYDLDKRTVTFAAANCAASYHVPIHPPPPM, encoded by the coding sequence ATGCCGGGGACGACCATCTCCGGCGTTCTCCTGCTCGCCTGCGTCGTCCTGGCCGTGCAGCTCTGTGTGTGCACGGAGCTACGCAATAATGGCAGCCGCGGCGACGATGGGTTTAGCGTGGAGTTCATCCACCGGGACTCCGTTCGGTCGCCGTTCCACGACCCATCGCTCACCGCACACGGCCGTGTGCTTGCGGCGGCGCGGCGGTCCACGGCGCGCGCCCGGGTCATCGACGACGGCACCATGTCGGAGGTCGACCACAGGTCGTTCGAGTACCTGATGGCCGTGGGCATAGGCACTCCACCCACACGGATGCTCGCCATCGCCGACACCGGCAGCGACCTCGTCTGGTTCAACTGCCGGAACGGCACTGGCGCCGCCGCTGTGGACCGTCCTCCGAGCGTCGTCCTGTTCGACCCAGACAACTCGACGACGTTCGGCCTCGTGGGCTGCAAGTCCCGCGCATGCCGCGCGATCCCCGACGGCGCCACCTGCGCCCTCGCCTCCAACTGCAAGTACATCTACTCCTACGGCGACGGCTCTAGGACAAGCGGCCTCATCTCCACCGAGACCTTCACCTTCGCCCACGTCCCCGGCACCGCCCGCGGCCATCGGGGCCGGAGGAAGCGCGTGGCCACCGTGAACTTCGGCTGCTCCACTGCCACGGCTGGCACGTTCCAAGCGGACGGCGTGGTGGGCCTCGGAGGCGGCGCCCTCTCCCTCGTCACGCAGCTCGGCGCCCACAAATCGCTCGGCGGTCGGAAATTCTCCTACTGCCTCGTGCCCTACTCCGTGAACGCCTCCTCCGCGCTCAACTTCGGCGCCCGCGCCATAGTGAAGGACACAGGCGCGGTGGCGACACCGCTGATCCCATCCCTAGTGGACACGTACTACACCGTCGACCTCCAGTCCGTCAAGATCGGGAACATGACCATCGCGTCGCCGCACGGGCACCAGGACGTCATCGTCGACTCCGGCACCACGCTGACATTCCTCAACAAGGCGCTGCTGGACCCAATGGTGAAGGAGCTGAGCCGCCGGATCAAGCTCCCGCGGGCGCCATCGCCCGACAAGCTCCTGACGCTGTGCTTCGACGTGAGCAGGGTAGGGGAGCGGCGGGCGAAGGCGATGGTCCCTGACGTGACgctggggctgggcggcggcgcggcggtcaCGCTCAATGCGGAGAACACCTTCGTggttgtggaggagggcaccaTGTGCTTGGCGGTGTCGGCGGTGCCGGAGCGGTTACCGGCGTCGATCCTCGGGAACATCGCGCAGCAGAACATGCACGTCGGGTACGACCTCGACAAGCGCACCGTGACCTTCGCCGCGGCAAACTGCGCAGCGTCATATCATGTTCCTATCCATCCCCCTCCGCCTATGTAA